From Vallitalea longa, one genomic window encodes:
- a CDS encoding RNA 2'-phosphotransferase, with protein MNLLRITDNNTEVITINYQELSKEVSYALRHAPSEYGLILDENGWVDVQGFLEALRKKNKWTLVKLDDLICMIEASDKKRHEIVNNKIRALYGHSIVSQIKKEIAEPPEYLYHGTARRFIKSIKEKGLLSQERQYVHLSVDEETAYEVGKRRDQKPVILRIRAKLAFVNGVSFYKGNDKIWLSDSIKSDFIEF; from the coding sequence ATGAACTTATTGAGAATAACAGATAATAATACTGAGGTGATAACTATTAACTATCAAGAGTTAAGTAAAGAAGTGTCTTATGCGCTAAGACATGCTCCTTCTGAGTATGGCTTGATATTAGATGAAAATGGATGGGTGGATGTTCAAGGATTTCTTGAAGCATTAAGGAAGAAAAATAAATGGACATTGGTTAAACTAGATGACTTAATTTGTATGATAGAAGCATCTGATAAGAAGCGTCATGAAATTGTTAACAACAAGATTAGAGCTTTATATGGTCATTCAATAGTTTCACAGATTAAAAAAGAGATAGCTGAACCGCCAGAATATTTGTATCATGGAACAGCTAGGAGGTTTATTAAGTCTATTAAAGAAAAGGGGTTGCTGTCTCAAGAAAGGCAATATGTCCATTTATCAGTAGATGAAGAAACTGCTTACGAAGTTGGCAAGAGAAGAGATCAAAAACCTGTCATTTTGCGAATTAGAGCTAAACTTGCTTTTGTGAATGGTGTTTCCTTTTATAAGGGGAATGACAAGATCTGGCTATCTGATTCAATAAAGAGTGACTTCATCGAATTTTAA